A region of the candidate division WOR-3 bacterium genome:
ATAGCTCCGGGTTCAAGAGCGAGAGAGTGATTTTTCTCTATCGTGCTGAAACCGGCTATTCCCGGCAGAAAAGATTTTCTTCCGCCGGTGAAACCCGCGAAATAATGTGGCTCCACGGAATTTATAGCAAGAACGGCATCAAAATCGCCCAAAACTCTGTTGAGATATATTTCATTGCCGAAAACGGATACGCCGAAAAATTTCAAGGATTGAGGATCCTTGGATTCATGGAAAATTATCTCCCTTGGTTTGAATTTACCCAATATCCTATTCAACTGATCCTCTGAAGGATTTTTGTGAGTTCCAGAGGCTATGATGACGGAGGATATTTTTTGGATGTATGGGTCTTTTGCCAAAACATCGAGAATTTCAGCCGTCGGAGTGTTTCTTTCCTGGTCGTTTACCACGATGAGAAGTTTTGTGAAGCTTCCTAACTTGTCTTTTAAAGTTTCAACCTTTTCGGTCCATTTGTTGTTGGGAATAACCGAATCCAGACCAATTTCGAGATTTACATTTTCCGATTTATTTTGAAAATCCGACAACTTTACCTCCCGGAGTCTTTTCAAGAAGCCCCTTCGCTTCAAGGTCCGCAATTATGACAAGAGCTTTTTTAACTGGAATACCTGCTTTTTCGACGAGAAGAGGTATGGAAATTTCATTTACGGCTTCAGACAAAATTGTCTTTTCTTCCTTGGTAAGTTTTAAAACAGGTCTGTTGTCGTCTGGTTTAAAGCCGGCAAGAACCGCCAATTCTTCGACGGACTCAAAGTATCCGCATCCCGATTCAATCAAGTGCCTGGGCAGTTG
Encoded here:
- a CDS encoding DUF2088 domain-containing protein translates to MSDFQNKSENVNLEIGLDSVIPNNKWTEKVETLKDKLGSFTKLLIVVNDQERNTPTAEILDVLAKDPYIQKISSVIIASGTHKNPSEDQLNRILGKFKPREIIFHESKDPQSLKFFGVSVFGNEIYLNRVLGDFDAVLAINSVEPHYFAGFTGGRKSFLPGIAGFSTIEKNHSLALEPGA